Proteins from a single region of Hydra vulgaris chromosome 12, alternate assembly HydraT2T_AEP:
- the LOC136088108 gene encoding piggyBac transposable element-derived protein 4-like gives MSRPRRNAAVEADNIIFSLNELFSSDDSADENLTDDEEDIITADDESDAIISDESDEEVVQENHILNQNMISKNGEEIWSKLPCVDAAQPRAHNIIRQPTGPTRFAAQVCGQSVDTAFKLFITPEMIRIIVNCTNAEARRIKLEGWIDTTVNELYEFIRILLLAGVFHSKNQSIKELWSRLDGIPIFSASMQRDRFVNLRRCIRFDERETRNQRRFEDKFAPLRNIMEMFITKCKSNYNPSAYLTVDEQLVTFRGRCPFKMFIPTKPGKYGMKIWILCDAETSYCINLQPYIGRVNGARDVGQGT, from the coding sequence atgaGTCGCCCAAGAAGAAATGCTGCAGTCGAGGctgataatataatttttagtttaaatgaattattttcaaGTGATGACTCAGCTGACGAAAATCTTacagatgatgaagaagataTTATTACAGCTGACGATGAATCAGATGCTATTATCTCTGATGAAAGTGATGAAGAAGTTGTTCAGGAAAATCAcatattaaatcaaaacatgATTTCAAAGAATGGTGAGGAAATTTGGAGTAAACTTCCATGTGTAGATGCTGCTCAGCCACGTGCACACAATATTATTCGACAACCAACTGGCCCAACAAGGTTTGCAGCTCAGGTTTGCGGCCAAAGTGTGGATACTGCCTTTAAACTCTTTATAACACCAGAAATGATTAGAATTATTGTCAACTGCACTAATGCTGAAGCTCGTAGAATAAAACTAGAAGGATGGATTGACACGACAGTAAATGAACTTTATGAGTTTATTAGAATTCTTCTTCTAGCTGGAGTGTTCCATTCTAAAAACCAAAGCATAAAAGAACTTTGGAGTAGATTAGATGGCATACCAATATTTTCGGCTTCAATGCAAAGAGATCGATTTGTTAACTTGCGACGATGCATTCGATTTGATGAGAGAGAAACAAGAAATCAAAGACGGTTTGAAGACAAATTTGCACCTTTAAGAAATATAATGGAAATGTTTATTACTAAATGTAAGAGCAACTACAATCCAAGTGCATATCTCACTGTCGATGAGCAACTAGTTACATTTAGGGGACGTTGTCCATTTAAGATGTTTATACCTACTAAGCCAGGAAAGTATGGAATGAAGATATGGATATTATGTGATGCTGAAACCTCTTACTGCATAAACTTGCAACCGTATATTGGTAGAGTAAATGGAGCACGTGATGTTGGACAAGGTACATGA